The following proteins are co-located in the Neomonachus schauinslandi chromosome 8, ASM220157v2, whole genome shotgun sequence genome:
- the DYNLT1 gene encoding dynein light chain Tctex-type 1 isoform X1: MEDYQAGEETAFVVDEVSNIVKEAIESAIGGNAYQHSKVNQWTTNVVEQTLSQLTKLGKPFKYIVTCVIMQKNGAGLHTASSCFWDSSTDGSCTVRWENKTMYCIVSAFGLSI; this comes from the exons ATGGAAGACTACCAGGCTGGTGAGGAG ACTGCTTTTGTTGTTGATGAAGTGAGCAACATTGTAAAAGAG GCTATAGAGAGCGCAATCGGCGGCAATGCCTATCAGCACAGCAAAGTGAATCAGTGGACCACAAATGTCGTAGAACAAACTTTAAGCCAACTCACCAAGCTGGGAAAGCCATTTAAATACATCG TGACCTGTGTGATTATGCAGAAGAACGGAGCGGGCTTACACACGGCCAGTTCCTGCTTCTGGGACAGCTCTACTGACG GGAGCTGCACCGTGCGGTGGGAGAACAAGACCATGTACTGCATCGTCAGCGCCTTCGGGCTGTCCATCTGA
- the DYNLT1 gene encoding dynein light chain Tctex-type 1 isoform X2 has product MEDYQAGEETAFVVDEVSNIVKEAIESAIGGNAYQHSKVNQWTTNVVEQTLSQLTKLGKPFKYIEERSGLTHGQFLLLGQLY; this is encoded by the exons ATGGAAGACTACCAGGCTGGTGAGGAG ACTGCTTTTGTTGTTGATGAAGTGAGCAACATTGTAAAAGAG GCTATAGAGAGCGCAATCGGCGGCAATGCCTATCAGCACAGCAAAGTGAATCAGTGGACCACAAATGTCGTAGAACAAACTTTAAGCCAACTCACCAAGCTGGGAAAGCCATTTAAATACATCG AAGAACGGAGCGGGCTTACACACGGCCAGTTCCTGCTTCTGGGACAGCTCTACTGA